One genomic segment of Trichoplusia ni isolate ovarian cell line Hi5 chromosome 5, tn1, whole genome shotgun sequence includes these proteins:
- the LOC113494219 gene encoding facilitated trehalose transporter Tret1-like — translation MLKYTMKKYCAEGSKLHQIIVASLMVLPVFSYGTAIGWISPMGPRLMSEETPASAPVHPDTISWMASVVYLVGTPTVFFFGYVVDNFGRKRALMLTSFAMAACWALKLYSTETWALITARAIVGLGVSGSYVVTPLYIKEISEDSVRGTLGSLVVLSQNLGNLFAYVMGEYLSYNGMLWVCLAVPILHLVLFTAMPETPSYLLKCGKVEEARDALAWLRCRDASEPRVESELQSLLLELEQSKAGELGAALKTMITDISTFRAFRIVLIITVARELCGCLAVLHFASLIFSKASAGDWLLTANQQAAVLGLVQFVGSCTASTLVERTGRKPLLGTTCFVSGLAMCALGAWFYVHGAEGAGAGASWLPIVALCLCIYCDAAGLQPVPFVIMTEMFSFQLRGTVTAIVIAFACGLMSIELRVFQPIAASVGLYLIFWLFSAVCLVSTVYIAFVVPETKMRSLDEIYAEIGSKGTKKGKEKDCEADVTKL, via the exons atgttgaaatacaCAATGAAGAAATATTGTGCGGAGGGGAGTAAATTACATCAAATTATTGTCGCCAGTTtaa TGGTTCTCCCAGTATTCTCATACGGCACAGCAATCGGCTGGATCTCCCCGATGGGCCCGCGGCTCATGTCCGAGGAGACTCCGGCCTCCGCCCCTGTACACCCTGACACCATATCCTGGATGGCATCAGTCGTGTACCTTGTGGGCACTCCCACTGTCTTCTTCTTTGGCTACGTTGTGGACAACTTTGGGAGAAAGAGAGCGTTAATGTTGACGTCTTTTGCTATGGCA GCTTGCTGGGCCTTAAAACTGTACTCAACCGAGACGTGGGCACTAATAACAGCGCGAGCCATAGTCGGGCTTGGAGTCAGTGGCTCCTATGTCGTCACTCCCCTGTACATCAAAGAAATAAGTGAAGATTCAGTCAGGGGAACGTTGGGAAGTCTGGTCGTCTTGTCCCAAAACCTCGGAAACTTGTTCGCGTATGTGATGGGAGAGTACCTCAGCTATAACGGCATGCTGTGGGTGTGTCTGGCTGTACCGATACTGCATCTGGTCCTGTTTACTGCCATGCCAGAGACGCCCTCGTATCTGCTGAAGTGTGGGAAAGTTGAG GAGGCACGCGATGCCCTCGCTTGGTTGCGATGCCGCGACGCGTCAGAGCCGCGCGTTGAGAGTGAACTTCAGAGCCTGCTCCTGGAGCTGGAACAGAGCAAGGCTGGAGAGCTAGGGGCTGCGCTCAAGACTATGA TTACGGATATCAGCACATTCCGTGCTTTCCGCATCGTGCTAATCATCACCGTAGCCCGCGAGCTGTGCGGCTGTCTCGCTGTGTTACACTTCGCCTCGCTAATCTTCAGCAAGGCCAGTGCTGGGGACTGGCTCCTGACTGCCAACCAGCAGGCTGCCGTGCTAGGGCTGGTCCAGTTTGTGGGATCCTGTACAGCGTCTACACTGGTGGAGAGGACTGGGAGGAAG CCGCTGCTAGGCACGACGTGCTTCGTGTCGGGGCTGGCGATGTGTGCGCTGGGCGCGTGGTTCTACGTGCACGGGGCggagggcgcgggcgcgggcgcctCGTGGCTGCCCATCGTGGCGCTCTGTCTGTGCATCTACTGCGACGCGGCGGGACTGCAGCCCGTGCCCTTCGTCATCATGACCGAGATGTTCTCTTTCCAG CTCCGCGGCACAGTAACAGCAATAGTTATAGCATTCGCTTGCGGGCTCATGTCGATAGAACTTCGAGTATTCCAACCTATCGCCGCCTCAGTAGGTCTTTACCTAATCTTCTGGCTATTCTCAGCGGTCTGCCTAGTCAGCACAGTATACATCGCCTTTGTAGTACCAGAAACTAAAATGAGGTCTCTAGATGAGATCTACGCGGAAATCGGAAGCAAAGGCACCAAGAAAGGCAAAGAGAAAGATTGTGAAGCTGACGTCACTAAACTGTAG